A stretch of the Vanacampus margaritifer isolate UIUO_Vmar chromosome 6, RoL_Vmar_1.0, whole genome shotgun sequence genome encodes the following:
- the fbxl22 gene encoding F-box and leucine-rich protein 22, with protein sequence MCKASSMRPRRYHVSRPHNTKPQGLIVAAYHRASPRPGDEASTRVSGQDGHTMDLIRLNHECLLHLFSFLDKDSRRSLSLTCAPLRDVFLDPRLWNVLHFCSLSQLRSDNFVLGPSLRHLSICWYSSRVLQVCNIEDWLKSSFQRDICRKHDKLVSNFLARVCHMCPNLLSLKLSGCGHITDQDVIILLQRCRKLRRLHLENCVRITDRILDGAAAHGASLEEVKVDFCRNITQEGLKVMRERRPELRLTAERSAGMIPDSKPEEKMPLRRTLQKLLEIS encoded by the exons ATGTGCAAGGCCTCCAGCATGCGCCCGAGGAGGTATCATGTATCTAGGCCACACAATACAAAGCCGCAAGGGCTCATTGTTGCTGCCTACCATCGGGCCTCTCCGCGCCCCGGGGACGAGGCCTCTACGCGGGTCTCGGGACAGGACGGGCACACCATGGATCTCATCCGGCTCAACCACGAGTGTCTCCTGCACCTTTTCTCCTTCCTGGATAAAGACAGTCGCAGGAGTTTGTCTCTTACCTGCGCGCCGCTGCGGGACGTCTTCCTGGACCCCCGCTTGTGGAATGTGCTCCACTTTTGCTCGCTCTCTCAGCTGAGGAGCGACAACTTTGTGCTGGGACCCTCTTTGCGTCACCTGTCCATCTGCTGGTACTCCAGCAGGGTGCTGCAGGTGTGCAATATCGAGGACTGGTTGAAGAGTTCCTTTCAGAGGGACATCTGCAGAAAGCACGACAAACTGGTCAGCAACTTCCTGGCTCGTGTCTGCCACAT GTGCCCTAACCTGCTATCTTTGAAGCTATCCGGCTGCGGACACATCACGGATCAGGACGTGATCATCTTGCTGCAGAGGTGCAGGAAGCTGCGTCGCCTGCACTTGGAGAACTGCGTCCGCATCACAGACCGCATCCTGGATGGGGCGGCGGCTCACGGCGCCAGCCTGGAGGAGGTCAAGGTGGACTTCTGCAGGAACATCACACAAGAGGGGCTTAAGGTCATGCGAGAGAGGAGGCCTGAGCTGAGGCTGACCGCGGAGAGAAGCGCAGGCATGATCCCAGATAGTAAGCCTGAGGAGAAGATGCCGCTCAGGAGAACCTTGCAGAAACTATTGGAAATCTCCTGA
- the usp3 gene encoding ubiquitin carboxyl-terminal hydrolase 3, which produces MECLHLSSNVSFPGDSSRLPNGAPSSWCCSVCRSNKSPWLCLTCLMVHCGRYVNGHAKKHFEESQVSRSNQKKADKQEKEKTQHSVCMDSGNYSVFCYRCDEFVVNDTKLGHVQKVREYLQSLENSALTGDRQRKRKLQDGQTPDKKMLKENDGAALGATGLRNLGNTCFMNAILQSLSNIEQFSCYFKGLPAVALRSGKTAGRRMYHTRSQGDSSVSLVEELRKTFCSLWQGNQTAFSPDSLFYAVWKIMPSFRGYQQQDAHEFMRYLLDHLHRELQHSQNGAAEASSPRDGFRLSSADDKSCLNGTPSVVTSIFGGILENEVNCLICGTESRKFDPFLDLSLDIPSRFRQKRSKDQEPGPTCTLRECLRSFTDLEELDETELYYCHKCKKRQKSTKKFWIQKLPKVLCLHLKRFHWTAFLRNKVDTYVEFPLKDLDMKGYLLEPQSLLAESCLYDLAAIVVHHGSGVGSGHYTAYGSHEGRWFHFNDSTVTLASEETLRKAKAYILFYTERTNQAAAVAAVADTCSAEVDAKGVLDDRSAPDSSPVQNADTARPEESSAESTGSAEASARGDDVQTSTQ; this is translated from the exons ATGGAGTGCCTTCATTTGAGCTCGAACGTGAGCTTTCCGGGAGACTCCTCAAGACTGCCGAACGGCGCTCCTTCGTCCTGGTGCTGCAGCG TTTGCAGATCGAATAAAAGCCCATGGCTTTGCCTCACCTGCCTGATGGTCCACTGTGGACG ATATGTGAACGGGCATGCAAAGAAGCACTTTGAAGAGAGTCAAGTGTCAAGAAGTAACCAAAAGAAGGCTGACAaacaagagaaagagaaaactCAACATTCGGTTTGCATGGATTCTGGCAATTACAGTGTGTTCTG TTACAGATGTGATGAATTTGTTGTCAATGACACCAAACTTGGGCATGTGCAAAAGGTGCGGGAATATCTCCAGAGCTTAGAAAA CTCAGCCTTGACTGGTGACAGACAGAGGAAAAGAAAACTTCAGGACGGCCAAACACCAgacaagaaaatgttgaaagagAAT GATGGGGCCGCTTTAGGAGCTACTGGCCTGCGTAACCTTGGCAACACGTGTTTTATGAATGCCATTCTGCAGTCGCTCAG CAACATCGAGCAGTTCAGCTGTTATTTCAAGGGCTTGCCGGCAGTGGCGCTCCGCAGCGGTAAGACGGCCGGAAGGAGGATGTACCACACTCGCAGCCAAGGGGACAGCAGTGT TTCACTGGTGGAGGAGTTAAGGAAGACCTTCTGTTCCCTTTGGCAAGGAAACCAGACTGCCTTCAGTCCAGACTCCTTATTTTATGCAGTGTGGAAAATCATGCCCAGTTTcag AGGCTACCAGCAGCAGGACGCCCATGAGTTCATGCGCTACCTGTTGGACCACCTGCACAGGGAGCTCCAGCACAGTCAGAACGGGGCAGCGGAGGCGAGCTCGCCTCGGGATGGGTTCCGACTATCTAGCGCGGATGACAAAAGCTGCTT AAACGGCACTCCCAGCGTCGTCACATCTATTTTTGGTGGCATCCTTGAGAATGAAGTCAACTGTTTGATATGTGGGACCGAATCACGGAAGTTTGATCCATTTCTTG ATCTTTCTCTGGACATTCCCAGTCGGTTCAGACAGAAGAGGAGTAAAGATCAAGAGCCAGGGCCGACGTGCACCTTGCGTG AATGCCTACGAAGCTTCACTGACCTGGAAGAGCTGGATGAAACCGAGCTGTACTATtgtcacaaatgtaaaaaacgACAGAAATCCACCAAGAAGTTCTGGATCCAGAAGCTTCCAAAG GTTTTGTGCCTTCACTTGAAAAGGTTTCACTGGACTGCTTTTTTGAGAAATAAAGTGGACACTTATGTGGAATTTCCACTGAAAGACTTGGACATGAAAGGTTATTTACTTGAG CCACAGAGTTTGTTAGCGGAGAGCTGTCTGTATGACCTGGCGGCCATTGTAGTGCATCATGGCTCTGG TGTTGGCTCAGGCCACTACACGGCCTACGGCAGCCACGAGGGGCGCTGGTTTCACTTCAACGATAGCACGGTGACGCTCGCCAGTGAGGAAACGCTGAGGAAGGCCAAGGCTTACATCCTCTTCTACACGGAGAGGACCAatcaggcggcggcggtggcggcggtggcggaCACGTGTTCTGCAGAGGTGGACGCGAAAGGGGTTTTGGATGACCGGTCGGCGCCGGATAGCTCGCCGGTACAAAACGCAGACACAGCCAGACCAGAGGAATCCAGTGCAGAGAGCACGGGATCGGCCGAGGCCTCTGCACGCGGGGATGACGTTCAAACTTCGACGCAGTGA
- the LOC144053706 gene encoding inter-alpha-trypsin inhibitor, whose protein sequence is MKHLLLFSIVLAAFHLGHSEIPDFCYLPEDEGSGNSFIISLYYDVNNDQCSPFVYKGQEGNGNRFLNERECMSNCSANIDSFYPKDATAVCLLKKLNGGCNGRFLSFYYDAVHGKCKKFQWTGCHGNGNRFFDHESCNATCAGIHDNREEEEDDEQDTPIAIICGVLIGLVVIAIITTIIVLTVQSKKKQKKVPARSRDEQPEVPLREQGLEMA, encoded by the exons ATTTTTGCTACCTACCCGAGGATGAAGGTTCTGGGAACAGCTTCATCATTTCTTTGTACTACGACGTCAACAACGACCAGTGCAGCCCGTTCGTATACAAAGGCCAGGAAGGCAACGGCAATCGTTTCCTGAACGAACGCGAGTGCATGAGCAACTGCTCGGCCAATATCGACAGCTTCTACCCGAAGGATG CAACGGCAGTTTGCTTATTGAAGAAGCTCAATGGTGGATGTAACGGCAGGTTTCTGAGCTTTTACTATGATGCCGTTCATGGGAAGTGCAAAAAATTCCAGTGGACGGGCTGCCATGGAAATGGAAACCGATTTTTTGACCATGAAAGCTGCAACGCCACCTGTGCCGGTATTCACG ATAAccgtgaggaagaggaggacgacGAGCAAGACACGCCAATCG CAATCATCTGTGGAGTTTTGATTGGGCTCGTCGTCATAGCCATCATCACAACTATCATCGTCTTGACTGTTCAGTCAAA gaaaaagcagaaaaaggTGCCGGCAAGAAGTCGAGACGAACAGCCTGAAGTTCCTCTGAGGGAGCAGGGTCTTGAAATGGCATAA